The genomic interval CATTAAATCAACCATTATGCTTGCCCATTTAAGGGGTAGTGCAATTACTCTTTTTAAATTAAACAATATGCCTGTTTACTCCTATACCCCCCTTGATGTGAAAAAAACAATTGCAGGCTATGGAAGGGCGGAAAAAGAGCAGGTTAAGTTTTTAGTGGAACACCTTTTAAATATTGATTTAAACGGCTATCCCCTTGATGTTTCCGATGCCCTTGCTCTTGCAATATGCCATGCAAACTATGCAATGTTTGGGTAAATGAGTTTTGAGGGGATTGGATTTGTTTGTCTCGTCCTGAAAAAAGTGGACAGGTTTGATTTGAAGTATGAAGTATGAAATGTGAATGATGAATTTTAAATTTTGAATGTTAAATTGATGAAGGAATTCTTTAAATTAAAATAGTTTATCCTCAATCAAGAATTCAGAATTCAAAATTCATTTATAAACAAAGTCAAGTGGGGAAATAATTTTTTTGTTTCACCTCCTTTCTTGAATTCAGGTTAAAGGTTATATATCTATCGGTTCACCTTTGCTTTTTAGCATTATCAGGGATTCTTCATTCATTTATCCGAGGTCATTGCCTCACTTTGCTTTCCATAAGCCGGTTCCTAAACAAAATTTAGTGCTTATATGCACATGGATTATGACAGGGTGTCCCGGCTTAAATGGAATCGCCTGATTGAAAGGCGAACCGCTCCCTGCTTTAAGTTGTTATCAATGGTTTCTCACATTTGTTTTCTCCCGTTACAAGCATTGGGTTATACGGCCTTTTGTGTATAAGTACCCCGTAGCATATTGCCGCTATTTTTCTTGATAGTGCCACTCTTGCTTTTTTCCAGCCTTTTCTTCTTTTTATGTTTTCATACCATTTTTTTAGCGGTATGGAGTTACAACTTTTTGATCTTAAAACAGCTATTGCCACCTGTGAGAGGTATCCCCTGAGCATTCCGTTTCCCTGTTTGGTTATTCCCTGATTACCTATTGTTTTGCCTCCGCTTTCTCTTATTTTAGGGCATTGACCGAAGTAGGATATGAGTTTGCGTACATTTTTAAATCTTTTTATGTTTTTTCCTACCCTTGAGATAAATGCGGCAGAAGTTATTTTCCCCATTCCGGGGACGGTTAATAGCAGATTGTACATTTCTTTAAAGTCGACATCTTTATTTATTTGAGAGTGTATTAGTTGTTCCGTTTGTTCTATTTGCTTTTCAAGTAGTTTGAATTGTTCAAACATGTGGGATATTTCAAAGTGGAGTATAGGTTGTATCTCATATGATATGCTTTTTAGAACAGGCTCAATCTTTTTTGCTTTATTGAGTGTTCTTAAAGGTATTTTTATTTCTTTTTCCCTTAATCTTTGCCTTATTCTGTTTATTAGCCTTGTTCTGCTTTTTACAAGGTCAGCACGGTGGGATATGAGTTTGCGTAAACTATGTTCTTTTTCCGACGGGATATATACAGGTTCTGGAAGGATTTCTTTCCATAAGCTTATTGCAAGCCGTTTTGCATCTTCTTTATCTGTTTTTTTCATTGACTTTGAGATGTAGGCGTTTTTTAAGGTGTTTACCACATATACAGATATTCCTATGGCTTTGAGTATGTTGCAGTATTGAAAGGTTAATGAACTGATTTCAATTGCCGAATAGATTTCGTTTTCTTCAATTAGGCTTTCAAAAAAGGTAATAAATGTTTGCTCTTCAGTGTCAATTTCTTTGCTTTTAACCTTTGTTCCCTGCTCGTTTATAATGTAGATGTAACTTTTTTTAGTGTGCAGGTCAATTC from Thermotomaculum hydrothermale carries:
- a CDS encoding IS110 family RNA-guided transposase encodes the protein MKHCTSKKPKLYCGIDLHTKKSYIYIINEQGTKVKSKEIDTEEQTFITFFESLIEENEIYSAIEISSLTFQYCNILKAIGISVYVVNTLKNAYISKSMKKTDKEDAKRLAISLWKEILPEPVYIPSEKEHSLRKLISHRADLVKSRTRLINRIRQRLREKEIKIPLRTLNKAKKIEPVLKSISYEIQPILHFEISHMFEQFKLLEKQIEQTEQLIHSQINKDVDFKEMYNLLLTVPGMGKITSAAFISRVGKNIKRFKNVRKLISYFGQCPKIRESGGKTIGNQGITKQGNGMLRGYLSQVAIAVLRSKSCNSIPLKKWYENIKRRKGWKKARVALSRKIAAICYGVLIHKRPYNPMLVTGENKCEKPLITT
- the ruvC gene encoding crossover junction endodeoxyribonuclease RuvC is translated as MRIIGVDPGTKVTGVGIIDVNDGGDFSPVFFAPLKFKDNLDNVIFQFFTQLKDIVEEYKPDIAVIEDIFYAVNIKSTIMLAHLRGSAITLFKLNNMPVYSYTPLDVKKTIAGYGRAEKEQVKFLVEHLLNIDLNGYPLDVSDALALAICHANYAMFG